From the Paramormyrops kingsleyae isolate MSU_618 chromosome 7, PKINGS_0.4, whole genome shotgun sequence genome, one window contains:
- the st6galnac4 gene encoding alpha-N-acetyl-neuraminyl-2,3-beta-galactosyl-1,3-N-acetyl-galactosaminide alpha-2,6-sialyltransferase encodes MKFQKFPCICAIITTALSVIWYIHITGLIGVHVTLDKRLHGYIRITPVQMNQYLDIHPKECALVSSSGQMLKSSMGKEIDQAEFVIRMNNAPTVGYEQDVGSRTNLRVVSHTSVPLLLKKEKYYFQQSASTVYVVWGPEKNMRQDGKGRIFNALWRVATKYPNVKLYVMTRQKIQYCDSIFQKETGKNRMRSGAFLSTGFFTMVLAMEMCDSIQVYGMIDDNYCSKANHTVAPYHYYEKYPANECSIYRVHERAHRGGHRYITEKTIYGRWASQRKIRFKHPAWTELEKLE; translated from the exons ATGAAGTTTCAG AAGTTTCCCTGCATCTGTGCGATCATCACAACAGCGCTGTCAGTGATTTGGTACATTCACATAACCGGCCTTATTGGAGTCCATGTTACACTGGATAAGAGACTGCATGGCTATATCAGGATCACACCAGTACAAATGAACCAG TACCTAGATATCCACCCCAAAGAATGTGCATTAGTATCCAGCTCGGGTCAGATGCTGAAGTCCAGCATGGGCAAGGAAATAGACCAGGCTGAGTTTGTGATCCGGATGAACAACGCGCCTACTGTGGGATATGAACAGGATGTTGGGAGCAGAACCAATCTCCGTGTGGTGTCTCACACCAGTGTGCCGCTGTTACTCAAGAAGGAGAAGTACTACTTTCAGCAGTCTGCAAGTACCGTTTATGTTGTTTGGGGCCCGGAAAAGAATATGCGTCAAGATGGCAAAGGCAGGATTTTTAACGCTCTCTGGAGAGTGGCCACGAAATACCCCAACGTTAAACTGTATGTGATGACCAGGCAGAAGATTCAGTATTGTGACAGTATTTTTCAGAAGGAAACTGGGAAAAACAG AATGAGGTCTGGGGCCTTCCTAAGCACTGGCTTCTTTACCATGGTACTGGCGATGGAAATGTGTGACAGCATTCAAGTTTACGGGATGATCGATGATAATTACTGCAG CAAGGCGAACCACACGGTGGCCCCATACCACTACTACGAAAAGTACCCTGCCAATGAGTGCTCAATCTACCGCGTCCACGAGAGGGCGCACCGCGGGGGCCACCGCTACATCACCGAAAAGACCATCTACGGCAGGTGGGCCTCACAGAGAAAGATCCGGTTCAAACATCCAGCCTGGACAGAGCTGGAAAAGCTGGAGTGA
- the miga2 gene encoding mitoguardin 2: MSMRRAEGASIIQALAMTVAEIPVFLYSSFGQSIFSQLRLSPSLKKVLFATALGSVALALTAHHLKRRGRKKKQVTAAQDDQKAPEALLRLGRPLSLKRGPLSGRQMMSPSSRSNDTMSGISSIAPSKRSSSSHSLASVRVPTSPNQLANQQPPWETEPVEEESGAADDSNAENLYIMGMELFEEALQKWERALNIRQRSQSNTPASSSLACQGVGPLEEPVVESRNKVFAEKLETLLHRAYHLQEEFGTTIPPDSLLADFESEGTLILPNVGSSERLREEDAMTVTSDDSFFSAAELFDTFPLEGLYQPLKPAALYEEALCLVKAGSVECRTLRTEMLECYSDQDFLAKLHCVRQAFEVLLLDETHRIFFSDTGKHMITGLMCKANKSPKAFLESYEEMLHYTERVETWPTTKTELEGRGVVCMNFFDIVLDFILMDAFEDLESPPSSVVAVLRNRWLSDSFKETALATACWSVLKAKRRLLMVPDGFISHFYSISEHVSPVLAFGFLGPKQHLSEVCTIFKQQIVQYLKDMFDHDKVRFTTMESLADDILSLSHRRSDILLGYLGISNVLEPNGTLPLVPPGPSEPILGPTLDL; encoded by the exons ATGTCTATGAGAAGAGCAGAGGGTGCGTCCATCATCCAGGCCTTGGCCATGACTGTGGCAGAGATACCTGTCTTTCTGTACTCCTCCTTTGGGCAG TCCATTTTCTCTCAGCTGCGGCTTTCACCCAGCCTGAAGAAAGTTCTGTTCGCCACCGCCCTGGGGAGTGTGGCTCTGGCCCTCACCGCCCACCACCTGAAGAGGCGCGGGCGAAAGAAAAAGCAGGTGACGGCGGCCCAGGATGACCAAAAAGCACCGGAGGCCTTGCTGAGATTGGGGAGGCCACTGTCTTTGAAGCGAG GCCCGCTCTCCGGGAGGCAGATGATGAGCCCCAGCAGCAGGAGCAATGACACCATGAGTGGAATCTCGTCCATCGCCCCCAGCAAACGCTCCAGCTCCTCCCACAGCCTCGCTTCG GTGCGGGTTCCCACCTCCCCGAACCAGCTGGCCAATCAGCAGCCCCCCTGGGAGACGGAGCCGGTGGAGGAGGAGTCTGGTGCAGCAGACGATTCCAATGCGGAGAACCTTTACATCATGG GGATGGAGCTGTTTGAGGAAGCACTGCAGAAGTGGGAGCGGGCTCTGAACATCCGTCAGCGCAGTCAATCAAACACACCAGCCAGTAGCAGCCTTGCCTGCCAGGGGGTGGGCCCTCTGGAGGAGCCAGTG gtgGAGTCACGAAACAAGGTCTTTGCTGAAAAGCTGGAGACCCTTCTGCACCGAGCGTACCACCTCCAGGAGGAGTTCGGCACCACCATCCCCCCCGACAGCTTGCTGGCAGACTTCG AGAGTGAAGGCACCCTCATCCTGCCCAATGTGGGGAGCTCTGAGCGGCTGAGGGAGGAGGACGCCATGACGGTCACCTCCGACGACTCCTTCTTCTCCGCAGCCGAG CTCTTCGATACGTTTCCCTTGGAGGGGCTGTACCAGCCCCTGAAGCCGGCAGCCCTGTATGAGGAAGCTCTGTGTCTGGTGAAGGCGGGGAGTGTGGAATGTAGGACGCTCAG GACGGAGATGCTGGAATGCTACAGCGACCAAGACTTCCTGGCGAAGCTGCACTGTGTGCGACAGGCGTTCGAG GTGCTGCTGCTAGATGAAACTCATCGGATTTTCTTCAGCGATACAGGGAAGCACATGATCACAGGCCTGATGTGTAAGGCCAATAAG AGTCCTAAGGCTTTTTTGGAGAGCTATGAAGAAATGCTTCATTACACCGAACGCGTAGAGACTTGGCCGACTACAAAGACGGAGCTGGAGGGTCGGGGG GTGGTGTGTATGAACTTCTTTGACATTGTGCTGGACTTCATCCTCATGGATGCCTTCGAAGACCTGGAGAGCCCCCCCTCCTCTGTGGTGGCTGTCCTCAGAAACCGCTGGCTCTCTGACAGCTTCAAGGAAACG GCATTAGCAACTGCTTGCTGGTCCGTTCTGAAGGCTAAAAGACGccttctgatg GTGCCAGACGGCTTCATCTCTCACTTCTACTCCATTTCTGAGCACGTCAGTCCCGTTCTGGCCTTTGGCTTCCTGGGACCTAAGCAACACCTAAGTGAGGTGTGCACCATCTTTAAG CAACAAATAGTGCAGTACCTAAAAGACATGTTTGATCACGACAAGGTTCGCTTCACCACGATGGAGTCGCTCGCCGATGACATTCTGAGTCTGTCCCACCGGAGGAGTGACATCCTATTAGGATACCTTGGCATCAGCAACGTTTTAGAACCCAACGGAACCCTGCCGTTGGTGCCGCCAGGGCCCTCAGAGCCCATCCTAGGGCCTACGCTGGACCTCTAG
- the dolpp1 gene encoding dolichyldiphosphatase 1: MASEEQCSVPPRWRSISLTHVEYAADDLTGQVLACTSLLPIAILVGFVTLIVFKRELHTISFFGGLVLNEVVNWLLKHIFREPRPCEGAHGTLNTEYGMPSSHSQFIWFFVVYFFLFLYLRMHQTNNARCVELLWRHILSIFLLSVALSVSYSRVYLLYHSWSQVIYGGVAGSIIGVVWFFITQEMLTPLFPKIAAWPVSEFFLVRDTSLIPNILWFEYTVTRAEARNRQRKLGTKLQ, translated from the exons ATGGCGTCGGAGGAGCAGTGTTCGGTACCGCCTCGATGGCGGTCGATATCGCTTACCCACGTAGAGTATGCAGCAG ATGACCTAACAGGACAGGTCTTGGCCTGCACCAGTCTTCTTCCTATTGCCATCCTGGTTGGCTTCGTCACCCTCATTGTGTTTAAGCGGGAGCTACACACC ATTTCTTTCTTTGGGGGACTTGTGCTGAATGAGGTGGTGAACTGGCTGCTGAAACATATCTTCAGAGAGCCACGGCCCTGTGAAG GGGCTCATGGCACGCTGAACACAGAGTATGGAATGCCCTCTAGCCACTCCCAGTTCATCTGGTTTTTTGTTgtatacttttttctttttctttatttaag AATGCATCAAACAAACAAtgccaggtgtgtggagttatTGTGGAGACACATACTGTCCATCTTCTTGCTGAGCGTGGCCTTGTCTGTGTCCTATAGCAG GGTGTACTTGCTTTATCATTCCTGGAGTCAGGTGATATATGGAGGCGTGGCTGGTAGCATCATTGGAGTTGTGTGGTTTTTTATCACCCAGGAGATGTTGACACCCCTGTTCCCCAAGATAGCTGCTTG GCCAGTGTCGGAGTTCTTTTTGGTGCGTGACACGAGTTTGATTCCCAACATCCTGTGGTTTGAATACACAGTAACGCGAGCAGAGGCTAG AAACAGACAGCGAAAGCTCGGAACAAAACTTCAATGA